The following nucleotide sequence is from Punica granatum isolate Tunisia-2019 unplaced genomic scaffold, ASM765513v2 Contig00409, whole genome shotgun sequence.
CTGAATAAGTACAGGCCCCAGATAAGGTGCGGATTCGAGAGAAATTTATCGAGAAATGAGACATACAAATCAATTGTACCCGAACAACATcgtttttcttcatttttttgatcttttcgggACAGATACTTGCACGTGCTCCTGCATATACCATTGTTGGCTAGGGCCGGTAGCCAATTCATGAAGATCGTTGCCTCCTTTTCCTTGATTAGTCTTTGCTAATCTATGATAACTGTTGGTGATTCATGATAAGCCTCTAGTCTAATTGCACATTCCACATTCACGATGTACatgcataatttttttaataatacacgcaatttttttgtttttaggAAATTATCTTGATAAGCCTCTAGTGTAATCAGTATACCTATTCCAAGTTTTTTCCCGAACTCATTTTCCCAACAAAATTTTGGAGACGATATGTGTCCTATTTTGCCGTTGTTCTTAATCAGATAATAGTTTTCAGCACATTATTAAAATCTGAAACATATATAGTACCAGCATCCATGAAATCTCACAATATATAAgctacttatatatatatatatatatatatatattataaatatgtcGTTATACATCAGTTTTATGAGATGATAAATCGAGTTATGTTTAAATTACGATTTGCAGTTAACAAAGCAAATCTAAACTTTATATTTTCGGTAACaactctcttttctttttcggttataaaacTCTTTTTTCgcttctttaatttttgcaccaTGCATGAATATTGTTGGTTTATGTATATCTAAATATCTGCAAAGTAAATGTATCACAGAAATTCCCAGAATACAGGACCATGAGTTTCCAATTGGAAAAGTCTGTCGTGGACCCCGACTTTTTCTCGTACAGAACCTTGTCAATCGAGTGACATTTCTTGGGTGTGAATCTCAGTATCCGTAAACTCAACTAGGTCCCGACTAATCTAATCAAACCTGGTCGGCCAACTAAGAGGTAAAATTCTctcagcgtgaattttttatattcacaaGAACTCAAACTTAAAACCTTATTTAAGCGAAATAAGAGTCAAACTGCTTGAATCAACTAATGTTGATAGATAGAGTGACGTATGTGCAAACGAAACATCCCAAAACACAACAAACACTAATACAAACAAACGATTTCCTTTTAACAATATCAATgatattatatgcatatatattatatatatggatcagaaaaaagagaagatatTCCAGTGAGAAAGCACCCGATAGTGGAAGGTCTGTTCAACAGCTGAAGAGATGGAGACGCCCACGTGAAATTCAACGATTTTGGCCCCGTGTGATTTGTGATGCTGTGATTTTCGATTTGCACCACCTGCAAATAAGTCTCAACTAATTCAGATTCGAGTAAGGTTGGCTAAGGAATCAATCTCTTCCTATTATGGATTCGAGTTTTGATTCTCTTCATTTACGCAAGATTTGAAATCGAGAtctgttttaaaaaaaagatgtcaTATCACTAGAACCAGCTCAGGGTGGTTGATCTTCTTGTATTTGATTTCATGGCAGAATGCTTAATTTATAACCCTGCTAATTCCATTAGAAAacataaaatggaaaattataACTTGTACATTACGTGCTATCTCATATATCGTGACTAGCATGCCGTGACAACATCCGAAGATTTTTCCATTTAAGGGAAAATGCCCCTACTTCTGCTGATAGTTACGGCCATGCCAGTCATTAACCTGATGCTGCATATGCAAAATTCGTAAGGAATATgcctattaaaaaaaaagagaattcgCGAGAAATAGCAATATTACGAGTTGGAAAGTAAATTTCCTAAGATTCAGTCCATGTCGAATTTctttaattgagaaaataaccCTACTTATGCTGGAAGTAAATGTGGTAATTATTCTCATTGCAGTGAATGTGATTTGGCATCATGAATTCCAAAGACATAGAGAAACATGTTCAAACATCGTTCGGAAAGTTCTTTGCTATCCTTCATTCAATTCAGGATGACACTATACATATGTAATGCTAATGTGGTTCAAtaaaaaggttttttttttaatgcggTGAGATTGCTGACGATCACCACGGTTATTGCTATCTTCTGACCGGAGTGGAGAGTCCGCCGCTGGCCACCGACGGCCCTAATAGTCATTGATGACCTCGCCGAGCTATGAGGACAGCCAATCAGGCACCCACCCTCAACCTCTACATGCCTCGGTCCCTTTCTCctttctatattttatttatttttaattcaaaagtgatttttgttaaaaaaataggAGGAaggtgaaaatgaaaataaaaaacaactAAATGTGGTGGCCGAGAAATCAACTAAATGTTAGGGGGCTATATATTTAGAGCATTCCAGAAGGGCCCCAACCAGGCCtgctcccccccccccccccccccccccccccccccccacttTGGCTATAAAATTGTCCCCTCCGCCCTTTCATTCTCATACCCTCGCATCGAACTTCTCTCCttttcgtcttcttcttcttcttcgacgACGATTGTTTGATCCTCTGCGGGTCTCGTGGTCAGTTCTCTTTCAGACATGGCGGTCATGAAGCTCTACGGCAGCCTTTTGTCCACAGCGATGGGGAGGGTGGTCGCTTGCCTCTACGAGAAGGGCTTGGACTTCGAGTTCATCCCCGTCGACATGAAATCCGGCGAGCATAAGAAGGAACCCTTCCTTTCCCTCAACGTCAGTCCCGATTCCACCTTCtgaattgttttttttccctatgaattttctttcgtttttttaaatttttttctgatgtttctccaattttgtatcattttttttaatttactgaTCATGGTATGACTAGAACCGAGAAGATCTTGATAAAGGAGGTATAATGCAGTGAATTGCGTCTTTACGTGGGTTCAATTAGCGTTCGATTAGTGTCAATCGGACTTCCCGAGTCAATTTCAGATGTTCTGTCCGAACTGCTTAAAAAATCTGACATGTCTCTGTAAATGTCGGATTTGGTGCAGCCGTTTGGTCAAGTTCCAGCATTCGTGGATGGTGACTTGAAGCTCTTCGGTAAGAATTTCATTTCGTCGTGGTTTTAATTATTGGTAAATAAAGGGCTATGGATAGTCTCGCCAAATGAAAATCTGAGTATTGAACTTTGGAAGCTGAAACACTTGTTCCTTACGAACAGAGTCGAGGGCGATAACCCAGTACATAGCCCACGAGTACGCCGACAAGGGGACGCCGCTGGTGGTGCCGGGGAAGCAGATGGCGATCGTGTCGGTGTGGATGGAGGTGGAGGCCCACCAGTACGATCAGCCGGCAGGGAAGCTCGTGTGGGAGCTGGGTTACAAGCCGCACTTCGGGATGCAGCCCGACAACGCGGTGGTGGAGGAGAACGAGGGGAAGCTCGGGAAGGTCCTGGACGTGTATGAGGCCCGACTGTCCCAGTCCAAGTACATCGGCGGGGACACCTTCACCCTCGCCGACCTCCACCACCTCCCGACCCTGAGCTACCTCATGGACACCCCGGCGAAGAAGCTCATCGAGTCGAGGCCCAAGGTCAGCGCCTGGGTCACCGATATCACTTCCCGGCCCGCGTGGTGCAAGGCTATCGAGTTTAGGAAGCAGCAGTGAGGCTTGCTTTCTCACATATATCATAGCAGTagttgttgttgttgctggGAGAGTGTGGTTTTTGGGCGATGGACTATGGAGATCGCTGATGCTTGAGTCTTCAATGATGAAAGTTGGGGGCATTGATCGGTAATAATACTGTAAACGAAAGGGCAATCCTGTACTGTCGCTGAATTATTTCTGTTCCCCTCAGAATTATTACTATATATCCAATAATGGCTATGGAAAATCAATGTCATCTATCCATTTCCTCCAGATCAGCACCCCACGAGCGTTGTCATCCAACTACTTCCTGTTCCTTTTCTGTCCATCCCGTCGTTTGGTTCCGTATAAAGTTTCATTTTACATTATCAACTTCACGGCGTATCTTACGGTGTTAGTAAGCTAATCATCACAATGACtttttcagagttaaaattttataatagtggatggtaaaaattttacattaaaCACATAGAATTGTTTGATTATAATGGAATTTATAATTATGAGACTCATGTCTGTCTTTGTAAAAATAAGTAGatgttatattattattaacatTTTCGGTAATTCAATAGAACTTATTAAACATAACAATCTAATATTTCAGTATATGATTCATGAATAATTTCATAgttaattttttcctttaatctTTACTCTCTCTGTAATTAAACAATACTCGAATCAACGCCTTTTAgtgtactttttcttatacACGAGAATAGAACGAAATGGAATAagtttcataaaataaaataaaatgtgatCATATTAAGAGTaatattttccatttattcTTGATTTCATGAATATGAAGGAGCTGAATCAAAAAGATGAATTTATTTACCAATTTATTACTGTATAGATACATTTTCTGCAACATTGTatagataatttttaaatacatGAAATTCAAATAGTAAGAAGCTTATATAAAGATTAGTTGAAATGAtagataatattatttaaattttttagagGAAAGCTCATTTCATCAAGTTAATTATAAGTGGTCTTTCtaataaaatgttattttgATGGAGCAAAATgatgaatatttatttcatttcattccgTACCAattcatcaagaatgacctTGATCTTTTGTTACCATATTTTGCACGTCCGCACAAATGAAATATTGACCTTCGTATTAGCTAGATAATTGATTTGCTGTACCaacataatttataaaaatatgttattttctattatttaataatgaGAAACTAAATGCTAATAAATAATCTACTCTTTTCTTCCTGAGAATAACAATAATCTACTATGAAAATcttattcaaataaaataaaaatttgaaacaaGTAATTAAGAGCACCTCCAGCGGCAATGCCTTCCTAAGTGCTAAATGCCACGCGGCACGCCTATGGGCTTGGCACTAGAACCATTGCAGAAGACTCGGGGCAACAACATAGCGCCTCTACTCACACACAGTTCCCTATCGGTGCCCCACTGATAGTGGCAAGCGGCGTTGCTTGCTCGGGACCACGCGGCTTACTggttttttacttttatttaattttttttcaaccacttcctttttcaccttttcaaataaaaactaTGAAGCCCTTAACAAGTGCTTACCACTGGAGTAGGGAGTGCCTCTTCGAGTACCGGTACTCCATCGGGTGATGTGCACCTACATGGAGCTAGGTGAGCCCTAAATGACATTCAAGTAAGTGCCCTCCATTGTAGATGatctaaagaaaaagaaaaaacgaaTGGGGAGGAAATACACGTTGAACGTGAGAATAAGTTTTATTTAttgggaaaagtacaaaaaccccCATGTACTTTGGGGTTGGGACAAATAACACCATGTTCTTCTCCCAGGAACATATAACACTCTGTTCTGTACTCTATCAGATATTAAGGGTACTTCCGTTCATTTTTCCatcaaaaatttatttttttaaaataaaatatttcaaaattctaaTATTACCCTCATATGGTGCAACTCGTCCTAATACAAAACAACAATGGTGCAACTCGTCCTAATACAAAACAACAATGGTGCGACATGTCCAAACCTTAAATCACAGTGGTGCAATTCGTCCTAACCCCaaataaatagtaaataaatacatataaataaataaacaatgtTCACGCGTTGATCCGTCCCCAAATAAATGGTAAATAATCACCCTGTTCATAAAAGGAGACATGTGCAAGTAGAcaagattgaaaataaaataatattttatttacatgATCACTTGTCAATATTATCCAAGTTAACATCACATGGGTACTGTTCGGGGACCAATTAAGGCatagtaaatatataaaaaaaaatcaaaagtttcCCACTACCCTATAAAGTAAGGTCTTAGTGGCAGACATGTCTTTACAAAGTATGCAAATCAATCTTTACAAAAGCTTCCCACTACCCAGTCTTTACAGAAGCTTCCCTATAAGCGAGATGGGTTGTCTTTTGTCTCTTTTTTGTAGTGCTATCTTCTCCGGCTGGAGCTGACTTCCTTGAAGATCTTGGTTCTTGGATAGATGCAGCTCTTTTTCTTTGCACTGGAATCTGCAACAACAAGAACACGAGCAGGTATGAAATCTGAAGCGTATGGTGTTTGTGAAATCGAATAAAATACTTTCTTTTTACCTTTTTCATGGATTCATTCCGGGTGCTTCGAATCGTCTGAGTTGAGTTATTTGCAGGTGGATCTGCACCATTTGCTTGTGTATGAGGTATTAAACCCCTATAAGCAGCCCAATTTgcttctttttccattttcaaccTCGCTCTTCTTTGCGAGGGCGTCTCTCCTTTGATAGCTGCTCTGCAACCCATAACATTATGCCCAGTTCTTCTACAATTGCCACACTTGACAGGTATGTTGGCTCTAGACATCTTGTAAGCATTTTTTGCTTCACCAATTGCCTTTTTTCTCACCTTTCTAGGCCTACTAGGTGGTTTTTGCACAATTGGAGggtttattttttggtttttcccCTCCCAAATACTCTTATCTGGTAGTGAGACAATAATATGACTATATGCCTTTAAATATGTCTCTTTAGAGTAATAAGAATGCACATAATGTTCTGGAGTCTCTCTATTTTTGTAAATGCAAGCAATAGCATGACCACAGGGAACACCAGTAATGTCTCACACCTTACATGTACAAGTCTTGACATGCAAATCCACAGAAAACATGTTTGTATAACAATCAACCTGAAATTTTTTCTCCCCGACAGGTACTACTATGGTGTTTCGactttttaccttattttcctCAAGTTTCTGTTGAATATTAGGGGTTATTGGGCCTCTATATTGCTCCATCCCAGTTTTTTTTCACATAAAATCTCCTCATCAGCCTTCTCCTTATCTATTCAAACATAGACAAAATAGGTTTGTCTCTAGCTCTAATGATATAGGCATTGAATGATTCAGCTAAATTATTCACCAACAAATCACACTTACAGTTAGATTTGAAATGAGACTTGGACCAAAGAGAAGGCTTCAGTTTGCATAACCACGAATGGGGTCCTTTACCCTCTTCACATTTCCCATTTGCCACCTGTTTTTGTTCAAGTTGTAGCATCTTCTTCATTGTAACTTCAAAACCTTTGACAGTTGTTGCAGATGCTGCCTCCCATACAATGTCCACTTCTTGCTTCCCTTTCCACTGCTTCTTGAAATTGTCCACTAGGTACTTCAAACAATACCTATGGTCTAGCCTTGGAAAATGCTCCTTAAATGCCTGAACCAGCCCCTAACATTTAAAATATCCTGCAAAGTTAGCACATTACAATCGTATAAAGTATGTGAAATAAGCAAATACATGATAGTAGTTACCTTTTGCATATCAGACATGAAAAAGTTAACTCGAGAGTTTCACTTGAAATGGCATCTAATAAGTTTGTAAGAAACCAAACCCAACTCTCTCTATTTTCTTGCTCAACTACAGCCATGGCCACGGGAAAAATGTTCTCATTGCCATCCTTAGCTATAGCAGAGAGTAAATGTCCTCCATTGTATGATTTTAGATGGCAGCCATCTAAACCAATAAAGGGTCTACACCCATGTATAAGGCCGTACTTCATGGCATTAAAGGAAACAAAGAATCTGCCAAAGAAATGAAACTTTAAAATTACTTGGCCATGCTATTGGAAATTCATCATAAATGacaaataaacaaattcaTATTACCTTTGGAACCGTGGGGGCAATTCTTTTGGAACTCCATCTACGATGGTTGGAGGTTGAGGATCTACACAAACATTAACAACACTTCCTCTGTCTTTCTCCAGAATTATAGCTGCATAATCCCTTATTATACAATACTGCTCTAAATGGTCTCCCTCAACATTTTTATTGCTTCAGCTTTGGCCATGTAGATCTTTTTTAAACTAACTTCACAACCCAACTCCCTTTGTATTCTGGCTTGAAATGCGTGAACATCTAGCTTTGAATTCTCCTTGAAGTCATCTTCGTATCTTTTAGCTAGGTATGAGGCAGACACCAAGTGATTAATGTTCTCACGTCCGCATGTATGTTCAGGTATGAAAGTCCTTATCTAGAAAGTACTTTCATCAGCTAACTTCACAGCATAAACTCTAAACTTGCAAATTGACCTATGTTTGCAAATGGCAGTATACCTTGTACCTTCATTATACTGCcatttaaaatcataattccTCCTCACGCACCATTCCCTTAATGCAGCCCTAAACTCATTGACATTTGCAAACTTCATTCCAACTAACAATTATGGGTTTTTCATACTTACACATGCAACAAACTCTGGGTACCCATCCACCTCCCTTTCGTCATATGATCCCCTTAAGTTATGGAAATCATCACCAATCCCTTCTTCGAGAAATTCATCCATATTCCCATCAAGGTCACATGTGTTGTCTTCATTTTGAATATCATCATCGCTCTCAACATAAAATTGGTTCAATTGTTCGAGCAACTGACCTAACCCGaacacatcatcatcttctgcTTCAATTCCTTTATTAACCCCTATGGGGTCTTCATTATCTCCCTCATCCTCATGTGATTCATCAGTGGAATCCCCATATCCACCATCACTATCATCCTTATCATTTGCAGGAACCTGCCTAGACACTTCTTTTGTATAGCTACAGTTAGGTTCTTGTGTAATCACAGTAAGGTGTAATTCCTCACGAGTAATCACAGAAGGCTCCTCCTCAATAGAATTCTCTTTCAATGAAGTTGACATTTTGGTCTCTGTAACATGAACAAATAAATAGTTTAATATTTCAGTACAATCAAACAACAACAGCAACAGAACAACAACGGCACACTTGAAATTAAACTATGCGAGCTGATTTAATTTCTGTACTTGTACTAGATTGATTCTTCTGAGAAACTTCTTCTAACATTCAGG
It contains:
- the LOC116190271 gene encoding glutathione S-transferase-like; this translates as MAVMKLYGSLLSTAMGRVVACLYEKGLDFEFIPVDMKSGEHKKEPFLSLNPFGQVPAFVDGDLKLFESRAITQYIAHEYADKGTPLVVPGKQMAIVSVWMEVEAHQYDQPAGKLVWELGYKPHFGMQPDNAVVEENEGKLGKVLDVYEARLSQSKYIGGDTFTLADLHHLPTLSYLMDTPAKKLIESRPKVSAWVTDITSRPAWCKAIEFRKQQ